The following are encoded together in the Paenibacillus sp. genome:
- the guaA gene encoding glutamine-hydrolyzing GMP synthase gives MNKPNEIVVVLDFGGQYNQLIARRIRDLGVYSELLPYNTSADKIRELAPKGIVFSGGPASVYGENSPLVDPGVYELGVPILGICYGMQMMSHQLEGKVERAGKREYGKAMVRFNADCHLTRGLEPEQQVWMSHSDLVTEPPTGFSVDASTEHAPIAAMSHKERRLYAVQFHPEVRHTTYGNDMIKNFLFDVCGCEGEWSMTTFIEDAIRDIREQVGDKKVLCALSGGVDSSVVAILIHKAIGDRLTCMFIDHGLLRKGEAESVMETFVGKFDMKVVKIDARERFLGKLAGVDDPEQKRKIIGNEFIYVFQEESAKFDDFEFLAQGTLYTDIVESGTATAQTIKSHHNVGGLPKDIKFKLVEPLKALFKDEVRKVGEECGLPAEIVWRQPFPGPGLAIRVLGEVTEEKLTIVRESDAILREEIAKAGLDREIWQYFTALPNMKSVGVMGDARTYSYTVGIRAVTSIDGMTADWARIPWDVLETISTRIVNEVDNVNRVVYDITSKPPATIEWE, from the coding sequence ATGAATAAACCGAACGAAATCGTCGTCGTCCTCGACTTCGGCGGGCAGTACAACCAGCTCATCGCGCGCCGCATCCGGGATCTCGGCGTGTACAGCGAACTGCTGCCTTACAACACCAGCGCGGACAAAATCCGCGAGCTCGCGCCGAAGGGCATCGTCTTCTCGGGCGGCCCGGCCAGCGTATACGGCGAAAACTCGCCGCTCGTCGACCCGGGCGTATATGAACTCGGCGTGCCGATTCTCGGCATCTGCTACGGCATGCAAATGATGAGCCATCAGCTCGAGGGCAAAGTCGAGCGCGCAGGCAAGCGCGAATACGGCAAAGCGATGGTCCGCTTCAACGCGGACTGCCATCTGACGCGCGGCCTCGAGCCGGAGCAGCAGGTGTGGATGAGCCACAGCGACCTCGTGACCGAGCCGCCGACCGGCTTCTCGGTCGACGCGAGCACCGAGCATGCGCCGATCGCGGCGATGAGCCACAAAGAGCGCCGGCTGTACGCGGTGCAATTCCACCCGGAAGTGCGCCACACGACGTACGGCAACGACATGATCAAAAACTTCCTGTTCGACGTGTGCGGCTGCGAAGGCGAGTGGAGCATGACGACGTTCATCGAAGACGCGATCCGCGACATTCGCGAGCAGGTCGGCGACAAGAAGGTGCTGTGCGCCTTGTCCGGCGGCGTCGATTCGTCCGTCGTCGCCATCCTGATCCATAAGGCGATTGGCGACCGGCTGACGTGCATGTTCATCGACCACGGCCTCCTGCGCAAAGGCGAAGCCGAAAGCGTCATGGAAACGTTCGTCGGCAAGTTCGACATGAAGGTCGTCAAAATCGACGCGCGCGAACGGTTCCTCGGCAAGCTCGCCGGCGTCGACGATCCGGAGCAAAAGCGCAAAATCATCGGGAACGAGTTTATTTACGTGTTCCAAGAAGAGTCCGCGAAGTTCGACGACTTCGAATTTCTCGCCCAAGGCACGCTGTACACCGACATCGTCGAGAGCGGTACGGCGACGGCGCAGACGATCAAGTCGCACCACAACGTCGGCGGCCTGCCGAAGGACATCAAGTTCAAGCTCGTCGAGCCGCTGAAGGCGCTGTTCAAGGACGAAGTGCGCAAAGTCGGCGAGGAATGCGGCCTGCCGGCGGAAATCGTGTGGCGCCAGCCGTTCCCGGGCCCGGGTCTCGCGATTCGCGTGCTCGGCGAAGTGACGGAGGAGAAGCTGACCATCGTGCGCGAATCCGACGCCATCCTGCGCGAGGAAATCGCGAAGGCGGGGCTGGATCGCGAGATTTGGCAGTACTTCACCGCGCTGCCGAACATGAAGAGCGTCGGCGTCATGGGCGACGCCCGGACGTACTCGTACACGGTCGGCATCCGCGCCGTGACGTCCATCGACGGCATGACCGCCGATTGGGCGCGCATCCCGTGGGATGTGCTCGAGACGATTTCGACAAGAATCGTCAATGAAGTCGACAACGTCAACCGCGTCGTCTACGACATTACGTCGAAGCCGCCGGCGACGATCGAGTGGGAATAA